Genomic segment of Vulpes vulpes isolate BD-2025 chromosome 16, VulVul3, whole genome shotgun sequence:
TGCCCCAGGGAAGGTGAGCCGTGGCTGAATCTTGGCAGCCCCAAATCCAACCCAACCTTAGCCAGCTCAGGCCACAGACTTCTCACGagccagtgatttttaaattaaattaaattaaatttagttttgttttagtcAGTTTGAGTTGTGTTTTCTGTTCACACTGACTCTGATTTGAGAGTattcagaacaacaacaacaaaaaaaaagagtattcagAACATTTGTAATAACCAACCCTGGGAACCAGAGAATCTCTGAAATTTACTGCTCTTAGTCTCATGGCAAAAAGTGACAAAAAAGATGTTCTTAGCCACTGTCAGTCAGGCCCTCTTAAGGAGGGGAGGGTGTATCATTCTGATTTGCTAAGTTAACAAAATCTCACAAGGCGTTAGAGATTCTGGAAGGGGTGGCCCAGACCAATGTGACTCCCAGGCTTTGGAATTTCACAGATTTCAGCAGCAAAATTACAGAGACAAATCTTAGAGTCCAATTAGAACGCCAAGTTGGttacttttctcttcttcttcttttttttttttttttaacatttatttattcattttgggggcaGTGTgcaaagggcagggagagggtcagagggagaggaagaacaaaagaatctcaagcagacttcccactgagcacagagcctgtccctgagatcatgccctgagccaaaaccaagagatcaacacccaaccgactgagccacccagggggcccctaGAATTCTCAagggtttgtttttaaatattttatttatttattcatgagaaacacagagaaaagcagagacttaagcagaggagaagcgggctcctcacagggagcctgatgtgggactatcccagaactctgggatcacaccctgagccaaaggcagacgctcaactgactgagccacccaggtgtcccgaatccccaagttttaattttgttaagtaATCATAAAAGAATATCATATCATAAAAcatcataaaagaaagaatactttTACTCTCTTACTCGCTCACTCTCACGctctcacacacatacagatagacacgcacacacagaaaGGATAACTTTCAAACAAAGGCTATCCCTTTAGAATGGACacctttgggggcacctgggtggctcagtggttgagggtctgccttcggttcaggttgtgatcccggggtccccacCCGTCAATGTCATCCATATCCCTGGGACAGGGAAAATCTGAACAACACAGGGTCCTGGGCCCAGGGGGAAGACTGCAGAtcccaggggaagggagggaggatctGGCAAGGGAAGCCAGGCAGTAAGAGCATGAAGCTCAGAGAGACTTGAGGAAAATCTCCCCTCCCACCTGTGGCCAGTCCACCGCCAGAGTAGGGACCCCGGGAGCCCTGAGCACAGACTAGTTGCAATGCTGGGTCTAGATGAAGGTGCCGGGAAAGACTGGAGACTGTGAGCAGGCAGGTTGCCCCAGTGGAGCTGCAGCAGCCTCCCCAGGGACTGAGGATCAACAGAGCTTGGGGCCAGCCCGGGAGTGTGGAGGTGGGCTGCTCTCTTGTGCTCACTCAGCTCAGAGAGGGGGAGGCTAAGGGTGATGGGACGGGGAGCCTCTCTCCTCCGCAgcccctccctgggggcaggcACTGACCTGCCTGGGAAGCTGCGTTGGTAGGAAGGAGGCCTGGAGAAGTCTCCGTGTGGTCCCTGCCAGAGTGTGCTCCAACTCTGGGTCTTGGGGACCTGAGCATCCCCCGGAAAGGGAGGCTGGATGGAAGCTCCTGGCTGAGAGCCAGGACcctggggcagggcaagatgaTAACCAGACGGAGGGAGCGGACAAAGCGGGGAGGAAGGCCGGAGAAGCGGGCCAGCCGGGGCAGGCAGGCATGGGCTGAGGGGAGCCCCCCCGAAGAGAACAGCTCTGGACTCTGGGCACCTGCACCAAGTGTGGGTGCAGATTGGCCCAAGGGCGCGTCCCTGGCAGGGCTCGGCCTCTCTGACGCCCGGGACCGGGTAGGGGGTCAGGGTAAAGATACGCAGGGCACAGGGAAACAAAGCCTTTGGGACCTGGCTCCCAGCCCGCCGCGCCTCACAGTGTCTACACCGAGAGCAAAGGCGTCCCCGGGGAGCCTCAGCAAATTGACATCCTCGGGTCTCattctccccctctctgccctgGTCAACACTTGGGCCCTGCCGACTGATCGTCTTCGCCCCCCTTCCCGCCCCAGGTCCCGAGAAACCCCAGATGGAAGCTGCTCTGCACGTCTATCTCCAGGGGGCCCTGCAAACCCTGACCTCTGGCCTGTCTATGAGTCACCCGACCTTGGGCCAGGGGGCCATAAGCTAAGGCGGAGAATAGCAGGGGAGCGGCCAGCAGTCTCCAGATTGGCTGTCAAGGGCTCGGAGCACTTTTGTGTTGTGTCTCCTCCAACTGATGCAGCTTCCCACCAGGGCCTATCCCATCACGGCCCTGGAACACCCCGTCTTTGAGGTCAAGTGAGGCTGTGTGACCTGAGATCCTACAATCCCATGTTTCTGGGGCCCAGACCTGCCCCCCACCATATCAGAGAAGCCAGAGAATGCATGCCAAGTCATATGCACTGTGTTGTTTATTGTCACATGTTACCCATGGGACAGGGGCAGGATGGGGCAGGGAGCCCTCAGGCAGAGAGGGATGcaaggagggggaggtgggagccATCCATTTTCTGAGCTCTGCCCTTTCCTCCAGCTGTTGATGGGCGGGGGCCTGGCCCCCAGCAGGACTCCCTCAGATGCAAGCACAGTGCTGCGTGAGCAGGTTGGGCACCGTCTCATACTTGAAGGAGTAACCGCCATCTGAGGTGGTGCGGACGCGTAGGGGCCTCATGGTCCCGGGGAGGGCGGCGCAGCAGGGCTGGGCCCCGGGGACCAAAGAAAGGGGTTGGACAGGGGTAGGAGGAGCGCCAGGGCCCGGCAGGGGCAGGTCCGGTGGGGCAGGCAGCCCGCAGCCGCCGTGACAGTAGTGGAAGATGAAACTGGGAGGGTGCACAATCCAGCGGTCCCAGCCCAGCTCCTGGAAGGAGATGTTGAGGGCTGCCCTGTGACAGTCAGCGTGGGCGGCAGGCTCCTCGGGGGGCCTCTGGAGCAGGCGCAGCGCGGCCGGAGACCACGGCCAGGGCAGCGGGGAGGCGGAGCGGCGGGTCCTCTCCCCTCCGCTGGGTGGCCTGGCCCGCGTGTGGGCCACCAGGAAGGGGGTGGCCTCGGGCCCCGCTGCGCAGGAACAGACGGGGCAgcgcagcagcagcaccaggacgGGGCTGGTCAGCAgagggagggcggagggggcCAGGTGCAGCACGGCCCAGCGAGGGGGGGCCTGGCCCA
This window contains:
- the INHA gene encoding inhibin alpha chain isoform X1, whose protein sequence is MLPQLLLLLLLLLSPDSGHGCHGPELDRALVLAKVRALFMDALGPPAVAGEGGDPGVRRLPRRHAPGGFRRRGWEPREEEDVSQAILFPAAGASCADEPAAGELTQKAEDGLFTYVFRPSQHLRSRQVTSAHLWFHTGLDRHSTAASNSSGPLLSLLAPSSGVPMAVPTSVGQAPPRWAVLHLAPSALPLLTSPVLVLLLRCPVCSCAAGPEATPFLVAHTRARPPSGGERTRRSASPLPWPWSPAALRLLQRPPEEPAAHADCHRAALNISFQELGWDRWIVHPPSFIFHYCHGGCGLPAPPDLPLPGPGAPPTPVQPLSLVPGAQPCCAALPGTMRPLRVRTTSDGGYSFKYETVPNLLTQHCACI
- the INHA gene encoding inhibin alpha chain isoform X2, with protein sequence MLWAPPQWPGKVGILESGGCPEDMPRGASGAEAGSPGRRRMSPRPSFSRLQTSKDEVANGEPVCQLSPVERGPKPDRALSVAGCGTHIPAVEEGRGPRLRQSGLPCPFPLSPAGASCADEPAAGELTQKAEDGLFTYVFRPSQHLRSRQVTSAHLWFHTGLDRHSTAASNSSGPLLSLLAPSSGVPMAVPTSVGQAPPRWAVLHLAPSALPLLTSPVLVLLLRCPVCSCAAGPEATPFLVAHTRARPPSGGERTRRSASPLPWPWSPAALRLLQRPPEEPAAHADCHRAALNISFQELGWDRWIVHPPSFIFHYCHGGCGLPAPPDLPLPGPGAPPTPVQPLSLVPGAQPCCAALPGTMRPLRVRTTSDGGYSFKYETVPNLLTQHCACI